The segment GTCataaattgaaattataatgaaattaataaGTGAAGTCAAACTTTGCTCGTTAACTCAGAATTGGATTTCACAGACAGGTTGACACTTGTGTTTCGAAGAAGAACATTTGGATCTCATTTAAAATCTCCATTTGTTTAGAATAAgtcaaaaagtattttctggGGTTAAACATGCTATAAAATCCAGCCTtacttaaataatttttaattattttgttatgCTTGTTTGAGAATGAAGACATAAACGTCAAGCGTGACTGTGTTCTGAGGTATCTGAGCATTTATCTCAATGAAGACTTGGAGACACTCATCAAAGAATATGTGGTAAGTGTATGCCTGGCTACACACAATCTACGTGCACTATGTGAACATCTATATctaagggataatgtacaggCATACGGCTGTTATCGCAGAATAATTATTGTTTTGGAATAACTGCTGTATGCCTGTACATTATCCCACTTATTACACAGCTATTTACCTCATAATTAAGTTATTGAGCAAgaaacattgttttgaaatattttattggcacatttttaatgaatacaTGCCTTCGGCGAAGTAAACTTGTTTACTTTCTtctttacttttgtttttatggtaaGACACATGACACGTTTACATGACACGAACACGcaatttgatttaattatttgaaaatataatgtCAAACATGCTTTTAAAagacatatttatttttttgtgaaatattatactGTGCCTCTCAAAATGATTTGCAGCATCTGGGTTATCGTGCGTTATTAGTTTAGAACAGTTGTTATCGGTGAATAACACACCCCAATGAGcaatcagaatcaagcattCTAGAAGGCCgtgtaataaatataaataaatatatatttattattttgaaattattatattacacgacgatcagaaatgtttgtttttgactgACGCAGTTTATAAATTAAGcatgtttaaatttaatttgttaatGTGTATGAGTGTTTACAAATGATTATCaggtttgtcttttttttttaaagtcatatCGTGTTTTAGAACTGAAAGGAAATGGggttttcttttttatgttttctttgAACATTGCTTGGTGTAGAGGCATTGTCATGCTGGGATAAAAATGGCCCTTCCCAAAGTTTTGCTGTAATATCAGAAGTTCACAATTCTATAGAATATTATGTACTGTAACATTAAGTTCTGTGCTCATGGAAATGACTATagtcaaacctttttttttctccatatataaatgcagagagagatggagagtaTATGAAAGTTTGTAAAACGTGTCTTTAATCTGTTTGCCTGGTGTCATAACTcattgtctttgtttcttctcCAGGACTGTGAAAGTGAAGAGGCAGAGTCTGGGATTGCACAGACAACAATGGGCATCTATGTTATTCGGGGCGAGGGGGCTGATCCCGGAGATGGTGTGGTTCTCGAAGGTTTGGCAGTCCTCCAAAACCTGCAGAGCATCACACATGGATGTGTGATGCTTTTGGGACTCATTTATGCCCTTAATCTTAACAACCCGAAAGACCTCAAACGCACATTTGAAGCATTCCAAAAACTTTTCATGGAGCTGTATTCAGCCAGGCCTTCACCCAAAGTACAGGCACTCAAGATTAAGATGCTTCAATAAGAACATGCTTCAGTACTCCCCAAGGATTGTTTGAGTTTTCTATTTACCTGAGTGAACATTGTTTACTTCAAGTTTTATACTGTTTTGAAACACTGTTTAAAAGGACATttcttgtgctttttttttttttgctgttcaaTGTTCTTTGATATTGCACATGTTAAAGTGTATGCAAGTAAGTGCTGGTCCTGATTTTCTGGATTTTTGGCAAGTTTTGAAGTTTCTGTATGGTGGATGTTTATGTATGCCCAACATGTAATCATGCTTGCCCTAACCAATCAGGCAACCTTTTATGactctgtttaaaaaaaaaaaatgcatgtcagGTGTTTTATCTGAAAGGGTTCTtaagacataaatatataattttatataccTTTTGATACTATGGTGGTGCACAGACTTACTTTACTTTAATACTCAGACTTTTTTGTCACCATTTCATTTCAAGTAATTTCACAGATTTGTTCAAATGTTAGTAATTCTGTTGTCAATGGCTCATATGTAACCTGAtttttctgtttaaacaagaGCCCAAAGACATTGATTGGAACTACAGTGTTAAAAGTTGTGGTGCTTTTAAGCTTTTTCTTGACTGTCACCATTTCATTTCAAGTAATTTCATAGATTTGTCCAAATGTTAGTAATACTGTTGTCATTGGCTcatatgtaatttaatttttctgtttACACAAGTGCCCAAAGACTAGTTTCATTTGCTAGCTCATCTTTttgatcacttttttttttttttttttttttttttgctttgacaTCTAAAATGTGAAtgtcaataaaaaaaagtgtagcCATTTGGTCTAtcttgttttttgtgtgttgcAGTTAGATTCCGTACAGGAATAAAACAattgatataaaataaaaaccatttactttattaaaatacctaaatattatgcattttaaaaagaatACATAATCATGATTCTTATGAATTTGAAACAtgtttgatttattaatattattacataaATCTTATTCTTACTTGTTTCATTTACATATGTCTTACACTTTTGAAtcacataatgtttattacttaatttaggtaaaaaaatatgtaatccaaatggatggaaattttATATGCAATCAAAATACATAAATCTTAATTGTTagacacaaatatttttttgagtgcagtTGATGCTTGGACACCAGCTGGGAACACCGGTTCCTGTCCTGGAAAAGAAACCTGAGTGTTCTGATTTCTCAAAGGTGAGAGTAACAGACAATATGGCGAACTACAAGCTTTATTGTGACAGACGTCATGGTTGTCGACCGTTGCTTGAACTCAAACATGGAGACCCTATTACAGTCAAAACGGACAACTAGAAAGGCTGGAACCAGACAGCTACAGTTGTTTGTAAAAACACAACTCAGAGATCTAACATAACTCGCACAGCGAATGGAGACTTgagaaaaaaactgaaattatCTCCTTTTCTGCAACCCATCTGCACACCAATATGAGTTCGACAAAGAGAGAGGTGTGGATGAAGAACAGACACAAGCTGAACAACATCAAGTAATCAAGATCAAAACGTAGAGCAAGACATTccagaacaacaacaaaaaaagttgttaCATCCAGAGGAAGAGTTGTTAAACAGCCTgaatatttgaaagactttgtAGTTAGTACATAATTACTACATGAGGCAGAATAAATCTCAGCATCTATGTGGTAGTCTACCCGGAACCCACTAGATAGTCATTCATGATTCTAAAGAagatttaattgttttaataagATGTTTAAAAGAAGAAGACACTGAAAGCtgtttgtttattatgtttattagtATTGTTGGGGAATGCTCACATTTTAATGCAGAATAATATTTGAAAACAGGGGAAGATGTAATGACAGTTTGAGAATCTGGTTATATACAGTAATGTATagagcaactttttttttttttttttctagggtacgtttattaaaacttaaataccctaattgaacgaaggcctaatcctggcttactCTAAGCCCTGTCTGAGAAACTGTTGtcattaaatattgttttgttaagaaaaaaaaaaatactggaaGAGTTTAAACTGGAAGGTTAGGTATAAAGATTGAACTCAACAGATTTCCTGACCACTATGTTACTTCAACAAAACAGCAGGTTTTGCTCTTTGGGGAGCTTGAGGTTAAAGAAGCACAGATGTGCACATATGCACTGAAGTCATTAGTATGCAACATTTATGGCGTGTGGAGGCTGGTAGCCCATGTTCACGGCTTGAGATGGCTGGTTAAAAGCTTGTGGCTGCTGGTGTACTGGGTTGATGGTTTGGTTAATGACCACTACGGAATGCCGTCGAGCCTTCAGCTCTCTCGCCATCTGACACCAGACGCACACAGGGCAACAGGTCACCACACAGCAGTCATTTTGTATCGAACCCTTAATGAGAGAAAATAACTTTAAATCTAAAGTGATATATAAGTGATATATACACTGATGTGACCATATTTTGTTCTACAACAAGTTATATTcagtctgtttaaaaaaaaaaaaaaaaaaaaaaaaaaaaagttgttatatAAGCACTACAATGTTTTTCCAATTCGTAAACAAATAAACTCACACCACTGTGGTAGTTTTATTCAAATACCGAAACAATGCATCATGGTTTCCTCAAAAACACTGAAGACTCGAATAATGGATGttgaaaattaatttattttaaaatgcaataattgTCAAAACTGTAATACAACATAGTAAAATACTACTAATAAATAGTAATTACCTTAATGTGGTACCTCTCTCTCATACTGCTCCTCATGGCGAGAGTAATGGGGTGCAACATGCCTCCAAAGCATATCTCCAGCAAGGGGAGACAGAGACACTCTCCAAAATCCTCACTGGTCTTACACATGAGGCAGTATGTACACCACAAACCACAGCAACCTGCCACAGGAAAACAGATGTCAAAAGTTTGAATTTGTTATGCATTCAGATCGTACACAAGCACACATCCTCAAACACAAATATCACACAGCTGATTTGCATCATTTCTCACATACTAACATATGCCTAACTCTATATTATACTTCCAATAATTTCCCTTTTTCTCTCTCATCAAACACTTACAAATGCCCATGTCTTCGCAGCAGTCACACACTCCGCTGCTCCACTGGTTTAGCCTCAAGATATCAGTGGTCACAGCCATGGCTGGCTGGACACTTACAGCTGAATGTGTCATCATCATTCCACTGAGCTGGAAAAACACATGGGAAAATCCACAGACAAATAAGAATGCTTGTCTTCAACATATGcttctaataaataaatataaatatttatttataaaggcATGTGTTTTACATGTAcagtaatatttataattttttatatattttttttatttatattatatatttttttaagtttaatacTAATAAAGTAGGCAATAATTAAGGTCTGAGCAGCGGTGCTGTATTGTGTATACAGTCATGGCTGAAGAGCATGACTGTGACTTGTAAattcacaatacagcacagcctctcttacatacatacatacacatatatatacatatatatagtcCCTGACATTTCTTTAATGTGGAAAGGGTGTGGCTTCAAAATTAAAAGTGAATGAATGATGCAGACATGCAGGGGTTACTCATACTTCATTAAATTAATAGTAAACCGTTTTTGATGAAATGCATAATACATGGAACAGTTTTGACAGtatattgtttgtttatgttGCAAAGGTTGTTGCCAAGCGCCAAATGTACGAAAGAGAGTTTCTTTCTGCGTCTCACAGTACCACAAACCATGCCCCTGTAAGTTACACCTACTACAAGTTAAGCCTCCCGCGAAGAAACAAACATGGATGTCATTGAATAAAACAATCTTTAAGagaagtattttttatttagcttaTACTGCTTTAGAATCTTATGAATGAAATAAAAGCTATTAgtacaacataaaataaatgttactgTCAAATTAATACAGATTCATGGTAATTATAGCTAAATACCTACCCCTTccataaatttaaaattaaaatacttaaaaaactgatgaaaacaaacaggatgacTTACAGTGTCAGTGATCTGTGTTATATGATCTGTATGCCTTATCACTAGGTGGCGATGGTGAAGTTAAAAAAGCAAGGAAGGTGAGGT is part of the Chanodichthys erythropterus isolate Z2021 chromosome 11, ASM2448905v1, whole genome shotgun sequence genome and harbors:
- the LOC137030619 gene encoding cornifelin homolog, which gives rise to MMMTHSAVSVQPAMAVTTDILRLNQWSSGVCDCCEDMGICCCGLWCTYCLMCKTSEDFGECLCLPLLEICFGGMLHPITLAMRSSMRERYHIKGSIQNDCCVVTCCPVCVWCQMARELKARRHSVVVINQTINPVHQQPQAFNQPSQAVNMGYQPPHAINVAY